In Fragaria vesca subsp. vesca linkage group LG5, FraVesHawaii_1.0, whole genome shotgun sequence, the genomic stretch ATAAAATTCCCTTTTCTTTTCTTTTTTACAAAAAAGAGGTAATTGGAACGTAGAACCTCTACTTAATTAAATTTTCTTAGATGCCCTAGCGTAATTTTCCCTTTTGCCAAGCTGCTGTCTCACTTGTCTGTCCTTCTTCATTAGAGAGAAATCAAATCGAAGCAAGTTCCTCCAAATAAAGGACATGTACCAGTTTTCCCAAGAATATTACCTTATCCTCTTTATCCAATTCCCTCGCATGCCTCATGCCCTCTTCATGCCTCATGCCTCATGCCCAATGCTTCATGTCTCATGACTCATGCCACATTCCTCGATTCATCACAATGAAAATGCAGCACATATAAATCATATGAGCACAAGGCACCATTAATTTTAATTACTTTGTACACTCGGAAAAGACATGTTGCTCCATATTAACAAACATTAAATTTTTATTTTCTGAGAATGTTAACAAACATTTAATTATTCAAGTCTTTTTTTTTTTTTAAATTAAATCATCAATATACTAAAACTCAGGCCAAAATGGCAAAGTGCCATTACATGTAAATTTTCGGTCACTTATTTTGTGTGTCTAACAAAGAATAAAATCCTATACTAGAGCTAGTACATACTAACGCATGAGCGCTCAATTGCGATCAGACCCGTACCTGAATAGAGTCTTAAGAGTTGATGGACTGAGACCCAAAACCTTAAGGGGCCCAAAATTTTCTTTTCTCTTTGTGTGATTACATTAGTTTAGTTAAAAACAATCAAAAATAATTAACAGCATCCAATTACGGTGGTGTTATATTACAAAAGAGAAAAATGAATATAAAATCTTACTCATTATATTACTATCCTTAGTTGCCATTTTAGAAAAATGAGGAGCCTAATTAAGAGATTTGTTGTATAAATAAGATTTTTAATAGGATTTCTAATGTTTTTTGTTGTTAGATTTGAGTTTATAGTTTTAGTTCATGAAATTTTTTTGTGTTTCTTAAAAAGAGAAAATAAAATTGAATGAATACTATATTTTGAGGGCCCAATTTTAAAAGTTCGACTCAGGTATAAAAATCACAGGCCCGGGCCTGATTGCGGTGCTTCAAGTACATATATACCAACCATCTCATTGATCTAAGATCGTATTAGCCAGCAGGCTAAAACCACACACAATTTTAGGCCACTTCTAGTTTGAAATCAAGCTCGAAGACCTAATTCCAAAACTAAGCTTGTTTGGGCTTAAGTCTAGACTCAGGCCTAAGAGCCCAACCCCATTCAAATTTTTAAAACATTTATTTTTATAAACGGATCGGATTAACGGGTCAGGTATCCGTTAACCCGCTGGATACGAATTTGGATCGAGTTATCAAAGATCCGGCGGGTAAAGGGTTGGGTCAGGATCCAAAATTTTAATTTATTAAACGGGTACATATCTATGTTGATCCGGTCCATTTACAGGTCTAGCCGTCATTGCATCCTCACCTTCCTAGCCGACTACCAAAAACAGACCGGCCTTCAAAGCCCTTGACCATTCTGTTCATGCTGCCTCCCCAGTCGAGTTCGGTTCCTTGATTTTGGTGACCAATTGGGTTGGATTCTCGTCGTCCATCCTACAAACATCAACCATGGCCGTGGCTCGCAACAGCTAGCTAGAGGTTGACATGGTTGCGACTCAGCCTTCTGGCCGCGCGCCGTCAAATGTAGATGCATTTGATTTTAACTTGAGTCTAGATCTTGGAGGTGGTTTCCATAACAACCGATCAAAACCATGTATAGGATGCGAAGTCTCGTCACCACGATCATGTCATTTTCCTTCCCAATAAATTAGATTTTGGTGAAGCTAAAGGAAAGGGCTGAGAGGATTAGTAGTGTGGCAGAGATGCCTCGAGGTTGCAAGTCGGCTGATGTTGTTGGTTTCACCGCCATCAAACAAAGGTGGCACTAGAGAGAGCGCGAAGAGACACACCGCTAGAGAGAATAAGTTTTTTGAGAGCATATCGCGGATTGACACCAATAGATAAGAGAGAGGAGAGATTAAACAAAAAGGAACAAGGAGTTGTAAATTATTCACGTCTTTGTGTTAAAATTACATTTAAGAATAAAATTTGATGTTTGAATAAATATTTTAACTAAAACAAAGTGCCAGCACCTAAGCACCTATTGTGGTCCAGTACTGTTTGGTCTAGCGGCATAGTCTCCCCTTAATAAGTGAAAAGTTGTGAGTTCGACTCACAAAATTGTAATATTTAAGTTGTTTACCTGATAAAAAAAACACGCTATTGTGGTACAATCAAAGAACTAGAAAAACATCGAACGTCTCATATAAGTTTTTCAGATTCACATAAACTTAACACCCTAATGTAAAGCTACTCCCCATGAAGATTGATCACACGTACAACTACCAACTTTGACAACAAAAGCTTCTCAGCCTTTTTCTTTTCCAAACTAAAAAGCCAAGTCCCAAGTTCTATGGTAAAGCCCAAAGCTACCATCAGATATATATATCCTAAAAAAACCATCTAAAAATTAGGCCCAACGCTATTTCGCAGACCTGACGACCCATATATAGTCCACCATCAGTAGAAAAATCTAGGTCTTTTTAATTCAAGAAGAGCGGGATCACCGATAACACATGCTTAGGACGTTTCTCACCCTTAGGCTCCTCATATTTTCTTCATCGACGCACCCCTATGATCTTAGTTAGGGAGGTAAAAGCAAGCACCTCCCGAATGTTAATCGATCTATTTTCATTGGGCATGAGCGATGCCAGAGAAGGGGTAAAGAGAGGAGGGACCGAGGGAGGCCTGGACGTTTTCCCTAAACACTATTGTTGGGGCTGCCGGGATAGTAGCCGACACCGGTATCACTTCCAATTCTCACAGGGACAAAGGGCACCTATGATTAATCATTATGCAGTCACGCTAGCACCGAGCTAACACTTGTAGTGATACAACCTAGGGGTCATCATTTGGCTTGCAGGCCTAAAAGCCTGTGGGCCCGAAGGGCTAAAGCCCAGCCCGGCCCACAGAAAAGCTCATCTCAGCCCGGCCCATAGGGCATGAGGCCGGGCTAGGGCGAAGGGTTCAAAGCCTCGGCCCGGCCCTAAAAAGCCCTCCTAAAAGCCCGTCTTAAAGCCCTTTGAATTGTTTTATTAATATTTTTTATAGAGTTAGTAGTTAAATATGTGAACTAATTAATGAATTAAGTCATTTTTTATGTTGATTTTTTATTACATTTAGTTCAGTCATTAACAAATCTTAACTTTTTTATAGTTTTTTATTTTATTTGATAAAATTCTATTAAATATATGTATATAATAGGCCCGGCCTGGCCCTAATAAGCTCGTAAGGCTTGGGACCGTGGGCTTTGATTTTTTTGAATAGCCCAGCCTGGTCAGGCCCTAAAATTAAAAAAACATGTTTGAGGCCTAGCCCGGCCCTACCCCTACGGGCTCGGGTTAGGCCGGGGAGGGCGGGTTTTTTGACGACCCCTAATACAACCCCAAAAGAACGTCAACATGGGAAACGTTAATTTTCCTCTCAAGCCGTTCAAGATCATTGAGCGGCAGAGTAAGGGGGCACACACCACTCCCCCCAGTGGCGAAGCCAAACTTTAGGATTGAGAAGTGTCAATGTGTAAGATGATCACATATATAAAGTGAATTAACTAGTTTCAACTGATAAAATACATGTAGAGGAAAGAGCTAGCTTGGGGGGTGCCATGGCCACTTTTGGCCTATGCATAGCTCCGCCTATGACTCCCCGATTAAAACCAGTTAGCGTAATCCACTTGTAGAACATGGTCAATTGTTTCCACATCCTTTCCTGCATTTGCTGCCGCTGTGAGCGCTGCCGGCAATCCGTGGATTAATTTCCACTCATACCTAAACAAAATTCAGGGGTACATGATGTTGAAGAAACCATCATCAAAACTCTCTTGTTTGAACATCCACGTACCATCGTTTTGGGAGTCACCACATGCATAGAGCGCATGATGCTTCTAAAAGAATGAAAAGTCACTGCTCTTATAATCTAACTAGGTAAAACCTTGATGGCACAAACCGTTTGTTAGGACACTAGAGATCTCGACCTGCATCTTGCGTACATTATTTTTGTAAGAATACATTTGGTCTTATATGTCTACAAGTTATATTCATCCATGTCCATGACTTGTATATATTTTAGATATCTATAGAATTTAAAATTTAAAATTGTGTTAAAATTTAATTTAATGAATTTTCAATTGTTGTTTGACCGTTAAAGACAGTAAATCACCAAGAAAATATACACAGACTGCATCGAACAACTTTAATATAGCAAACTTGGAATCGAAAATGTCTTAAATTAGCAGTGCTTAAATAGCTGACCACTTTCTTCGATCCATTTCAAATTTACTTTTAATCAAAGACACCGCTCATTGATTTATATATAAAACACGATACGCAACAATATGTGCGCTCCCTGATTACATTGCTGTGGTTTGTAATGAACTTTTGTAATCTAATTAACAAATGGCTAGTAGAATTTATACTTTATCTTTAACATAACGTACTTATAGATTTTCCTAACATGGTAGATTATTTAAAATAAGTTGTGTCTTTTACCCCCGTGCACAACCTACTACATTTCAGATGAGTAAAAATCTAATAACCAAGAGTCACTGATTTCCTGCTTGGCATAATTCTCACATTTATGCTACAAATCACCATATTTTCTATATACTAAAATCAAAATACAGAGAGTTTACGGTCAAAAGGTTTTCTTCCCATTTCTGGTAATCTATACCGTGAAACACATAACTCCTGGAATCCATCGTGTTTATGAGTGGGATTGTTTTACCGCCGCGTATAACCATAAAAGCAAAGAGCAGTTGATTACTTAATCTGCTCAATATTCCCTTGGTTTGGTCTGTAATAAAGTTCTGCATGCAGGGTTTTGCTGAAAGAAGAAAACGTAAAAACAGTGCAGCTGGATTTTCCGGTTTTTCTTGAGGTCTTTTGCCTTCCTGGGAAAAGGTACCTTCCAAACCGCTGGTTTCAAATCCCACACTCCTCAGGAAACAACTGCGCCCAAACACATTTCCCGTTTTGCCCTCACCAACTCTGCTCATAAATACACCCTCTCCACCTCTGTTCATTTCCGTACTACTCCGTAGTTTCATGAGCCTCTCTTCTCTAATCTCAATTAATTAGTCTCGAAGGGAGTGTCTAGGGGTTTGAAAATTGAGCCATGAGGACTAGCTGCAATGGCTGTAGGGTTCTTCGCAAAGGTTGCAGTGAGAACTGCGAAATCCGACCCTGCATTGAGTGGATCAAATCGCCGGAATCCCAAGCCAATGCCACCCTTTTCTTGGCCAAGTTCTACGGCCGTGCCGGGCTTCTCAACCTCATCAATGCCGGAGCACAGCACCAGCGCCCAGGTTACACATCAAAATGCACCCTCTTTTTCAAGACCTTTTACCTTTTTCGGTTTCAGATTTCCATTAATCAATGTTGTGATTGTGTTGGATTCTCAACAGGGATTTTCAAATCACTCCTGTACGAGGCATGCGGAAGGATCGTGAACCCGACTTTTGGGTCGGTGGGTTTGCTCTCCTCCGGGAACTGGGCCCAATGCCAGGCTGCAGTCGACGCTGTGCTCGCCGGCTTGCCGATCGTGGAAAACAATGAGCCAGTCCCATACCTGAACCCTTTCCCTCCTGTCAACTCCTGTGACATACGCCACGTGTCCAAGGACACTAGCTTGGGTAAGACCCGGAACCGGTTCAAGAGGTCCAGGTCGAAAGTCCAGCTCGGCTCGATCACGGAGGCGGCGGCGGAATGGGGTCGGGTCAACCCGCTTGAGTTTGGCCAGTGTTCTAGTGGAGGAGGAGGTGAGAGAAGCATGCAGTCAGTGGAAACAGTGGAGGCTCCGTGGGAGATGAACCAGGGCAAACCGGACCCGGTTGGAAATGGTGATGAAGAGGAGGTCGGGCTGGAACTGACTCTCGGATTTGGCTTCGGGAAATTGAAGGGAAAAGCGTAATCATCAAGTATGGTTAATCTGGGGTTTGGTTTTGACAAGTGGAAGGTAGAGGTAAGAGAAGTAATTACAAATGGGCTTCATGCAAATGCAAAGGAAGCATATGTTTTGGCGGTTTCGAATTGGTCACCTGCGTTTTTTTTGGTCTTTTCGATCACAGTCTCTGTTCTTGATTTCGGATTTTGTTTTAGGAAGTTAAAATTTGGGTCCTGTAATATTAGGTGGAGTATCTTAATTCGGTGTAAAACATTAGCACAGTTCATAAAGAGTGTAAGAGATACATGATCGATATGATGATACATCATATGCAATTATACAAGTTTTTGGCAAAATATGTAACAAATCTTCACCATAAGTGTTGAGAAGAAGAAGCTTCTCTCTTTCTGGGTGTGTTTTTCGTTTCCTTTATTTGCTTGATGAGAAAGATGATACATGTGTCCTACAATATTTGCCTTTAATGAGTGGTTTTTGGATCCATTTTCAGATCCTTTAATGAGTACTACTCATCTCTACATAAAAGTGACTTGATTAGTTGTATTGACATCTGATTAATTGGTTNNNNNNNNNNNNNNNNNNNNGTTTTTTTTTTAAATGACTCATTTACGAAATGGACGACCTTTAAGTTGCAAAATTGGTTCAAACATATTGTTTGAAGCCTATACATGCAAATTAGGTGCAAGTGTGCAACCAATGGCCAGTTTATATATATTTGAGTATTTGACAAAGTAATGCCCGAGATATCATAATTAATATCGTTGATATGTGAGCAATTCAGTTTTGCTCGCTAGCTACTTAGTTGTTGTCGAGACATTATTTTTTTTTCTCTATAATAAAATTTTTGCCCCAATTATCCCAAATTTGCCTAAGGCAATTGTTTCACATGCATGACGATTGAGCTTGATGCTCAATGAGTCAATAATGTGATTGATGAAATAAGTTGAATCAGGTTGGTAATACAAAGATCTAAATTAAACACGCTATGCAAATTCTACATCCAAAAAATATATGTAGAATTAACATACATATGTTAATATACATATGAGTCTAAATTGAACCGTATTCAATCTCACATTTATTTGATGTGTATACAAAAAAGTGTTCTTGCTGGTTTACTGTTAGTAAACTTTAGCTTTCCATGACTCATTTAGTAAGCATAGGAAATGTAGATCCTGTAGCTGCAAATGAAGCTCTCTTTACAAATCTACCTTTCATTCTCGGCCTCTTCTCAGCATTCAGTTTCCTGACTTCGTATCTTATTTTCTTCGAGAACAGCCTCGTCCTCCTCTTTTCTCTGTACCTTGACACCCTCGCCTCTCTCCCTCCATCGGTCATTGTCGGATGTAACCCAATTACTCTGTTCAAATCTCCGTAGGGGTAATGAAGTAACTCGGCTCCACTTGCAGTGCCCTGAAAGACATTTTCACAAGTAGCATGAGTTTCAAATTTAATTTTCAAAGTAAAAATGTAACTAGCTAGTGCAAGTATAAGTTAAGAGGCAGAGGGTTAATTAAGTTAAGAATTACTAACCATGAAGTCAGGTAGGCAGTCGTAATCAATATCGGGCCGATCTCCAAATGCAAACGGAGATCCATTACTTTGGCTATCCCATTTGGTAATCACCTCATCGTAATCCAGCCTCAAAAATATCTTCCTCTTCTTGCAACTTTTATGCTCTTGACAACTACTCTTCGTCTCACCATGACTCATTCTCACTCCCAGTTTATGATCCTCCTCCTCCTCCTCCTCTTCATCTTCGGCGCAGGAGGCAGGCGAGTCGTCGTAGTCTTCAAAGTTCAACACAAAAGGCTCCCTCATCAAATCCATCTCCGTCTCAGCTTGGCACGCCATATAAGCATCTTCCTCATCTTCAACCTTCACTCTTTCGGTAGTACCCTCCTCCGTAGTCGTGGATTCCTTTTCATGACAATCCGTTAATCCCAACCCTTCCATACCAAAACACTCATGATCATCGAGCCCTCTCCCCAATAAGCTATCAACATCAGCTGCAAACTCTGCCAGATCCATATCACTCGGAAGATCAAATCCATGTGATGAAGGTGAGTTTCTATTTCCCACACCATAGTAATTAGGCATCGAAACCGCTTTGGATTCGTTTCCATTGAGATCGTTGGAAACAGCGTTGG encodes the following:
- the LOC101291724 gene encoding LOB domain-containing protein 42-like, with translation MRTSCNGCRVLRKGCSENCEIRPCIEWIKSPESQANATLFLAKFYGRAGLLNLINAGAQHQRPGIFKSLLYEACGRIVNPTFGSVGLLSSGNWAQCQAAVDAVLAGLPIVENNEPVPYLNPFPPVNSCDIRHVSKDTSLGKTRNRFKRSRSKVQLGSITEAAAEWGRVNPLEFGQCSSGGGGERSMQSVETVEAPWEMNQGKPDPVGNGDEEEVGLELTLGFGFGKLKGKA
- the LOC101292019 gene encoding zinc finger protein CONSTANS-LIKE 16-like; the protein is MISNKKASASASAATANVVGGKTARACDSCIKKRARWYCAADDAFLCQACDSSVHSANQLARRHERVRLKTASSIKSTTNSGSCDKSEVPSWHRGFTRKPRTPRGQGKSAAPRNRFPLVPEVGADDLSYEENEEEQLLYRVPIYDPFVAELCTSPNSNAVSNDLNGNESKAVSMPNYYGVGNRNSPSSHGFDLPSDMDLAEFAADVDSLLGRGLDDHECFGMEGLGLTDCHEKESTTTEEGTTERVKVEDEEDAYMACQAETEMDLMREPFVLNFEDYDDSPASCAEDEEEEEEEDHKLGVRMSHGETKSSCQEHKSCKKRKIFLRLDYDEVITKWDSQSNGSPFAFGDRPDIDYDCLPDFMGTASGAELLHYPYGDLNRVIGLHPTMTDGGREARVSRYREKRRTRLFSKKIRYEVRKLNAEKRPRMKGRFVKRASFAATGSTFPMLTK